A stretch of Paludisphaera borealis DNA encodes these proteins:
- the lnt gene encoding apolipoprotein N-acyltransferase gives MMNAPKADVETTGPGPRISLTDRVSRHPVIAGITSGLFLWSAFPPIEWSWLAWIALAPLFQLVVERGPRLRLYLGAWVGGLVFWTLSLQWVRLTDATAWVAWLAMAFAFSFWWPGFLALARLAVLRLRLPLMLAAPILWVGLEHVRAHLLSGFPWYYLGHSQYRSLHLIQIADVAGALGVSFLIALVNAWIVDLLSLPLLYKSAAGARLRPKQVARLWVLGACLGGTILYGAYRLSTADFRDGPRLALIQSNIEQKYKNDSEKNDAYPFQIREKLRALATRATAREPKPDLIVWPETSYPYGFIAIDPATSVDTLKQQVRMISENITPEFWREKQKDIAEDVYGMTDAVAAPMLVGSIVYNHKPDSFNKYNSAILVEPQSRTVQMYNKIHLVPFGEYIPFLERMPWLMFFTPYRNGYVPTLNFGDAYNLLNLGAYRIAVGICFEDTVPHLTRRFFSDAPGDRQPDLLVDLSNDGWFHGSAELDMHLAVSVFRTIENRVPLARAVNTGISALIDGNGRILQTLPRLTEGVLQVTVPLDGRVGMYSSLGDWLGLSCLAVCIGLAPVGAIYKRRTKPNAAPAA, from the coding sequence ATGATGAATGCGCCGAAGGCCGACGTCGAGACGACCGGGCCGGGACCTCGGATCAGCCTGACCGACCGGGTCTCGCGACACCCGGTGATCGCCGGGATCACGTCGGGCCTGTTCCTCTGGTCGGCTTTTCCGCCGATCGAGTGGAGCTGGCTGGCGTGGATCGCCCTCGCGCCGTTGTTCCAGTTGGTGGTCGAGCGCGGGCCCCGGCTGAGGCTGTACCTCGGCGCCTGGGTCGGCGGATTGGTCTTCTGGACCCTGAGCCTCCAATGGGTCCGCCTGACCGACGCGACCGCCTGGGTCGCCTGGCTCGCGATGGCCTTCGCATTCTCGTTCTGGTGGCCGGGCTTTCTGGCGCTGGCCAGGCTGGCGGTGCTCAGGCTCAGGCTGCCGCTGATGCTGGCCGCGCCAATCCTCTGGGTCGGGCTGGAGCACGTCCGCGCTCATCTCTTGAGCGGGTTCCCGTGGTATTACCTCGGGCACTCCCAGTATCGTTCGCTCCATCTGATCCAGATCGCCGACGTCGCCGGCGCGCTGGGCGTCAGCTTTCTGATCGCGCTGGTCAACGCCTGGATCGTCGATTTGCTGTCGCTTCCCTTGTTGTACAAGTCCGCCGCGGGGGCCAGGCTGCGGCCCAAGCAGGTGGCGCGCCTCTGGGTCCTTGGCGCGTGCCTCGGCGGGACGATTCTCTACGGCGCGTACCGGCTTTCGACCGCCGATTTCCGTGACGGCCCGCGGCTCGCCCTGATCCAGTCGAACATCGAGCAGAAGTACAAGAACGACTCGGAAAAGAACGACGCCTACCCGTTCCAGATCCGGGAGAAGCTCCGGGCCTTGGCGACGCGCGCGACGGCCCGAGAGCCCAAGCCCGACCTGATCGTCTGGCCCGAGACCTCGTACCCCTACGGCTTCATCGCCATCGACCCCGCGACCTCCGTTGACACACTCAAACAGCAGGTCCGGATGATCTCCGAGAACATCACCCCCGAGTTCTGGCGAGAGAAACAAAAGGACATCGCAGAGGACGTGTACGGGATGACCGACGCGGTGGCTGCCCCGATGCTCGTGGGCAGCATCGTCTACAACCACAAGCCGGACTCATTCAACAAGTACAATTCGGCGATCCTCGTCGAGCCCCAGTCGCGGACCGTGCAGATGTACAACAAGATCCATCTCGTCCCGTTCGGCGAGTACATCCCGTTCCTCGAACGCATGCCCTGGCTGATGTTTTTCACGCCGTATCGCAACGGCTACGTCCCGACCCTGAATTTCGGCGATGCGTATAACCTGCTCAACCTGGGCGCGTACCGGATCGCCGTCGGGATCTGCTTCGAAGACACCGTCCCCCACCTCACCCGCCGCTTCTTCTCCGACGCGCCCGGCGACCGCCAGCCTGATCTGCTGGTGGATCTTTCCAACGACGGCTGGTTCCACGGGTCGGCCGAACTCGACATGCACCTGGCGGTCAGCGTTTTCCGGACGATCGAGAATCGCGTCCCCCTGGCGAGGGCCGTGAACACGGGGATCTCGGCGCTGATCGACGGCAACGGTCGGATCTTGCAGACGCTGCCGAGGCTCACCGAGGGAGTGCTCCAGGTCACCGTCCCGCTCGACGGCCGAGTCGGTATGTACTCGTCGTTGGGCGACTGGCTGGGCCTCTCGTGCCTGGCCGTCTGCATCGGCCTGGCACCGGTCGGGGCGATCTACAAACGAAGGACCAAGCCCAACGCGGCTCCCGCAGCCTGA
- the glp gene encoding gephyrin-like molybdotransferase Glp, with protein sequence MLSMNEALVRVLEQARALRAVDCDLESALGLTLAQDVVADADQPPFDKALVDGYAVRSVDLVRPPFRLELGETILAGQIPQRPLGDREAATITTGAPLPPGADAVIMHERTRRIGHTIEIEEHEIKPGLNRLPQGKVYRADDRLIPSGTRLTPATLGVLAAVGAASVRVIPRPRVAIIPTGDELVDFRQPPGPGRIRNSNAVMLRGFVDGLTSETWTSPILGDEPEALKEGLRPALDFDVVLVMGGVSAGQKDLVPHTLEALNVRPIFHKIRIKPGKPLWFGVGSPRADRPGPLVFGLPGNPLSVLVNFLVFVRPVLHVLAGAAADDDRIEVRLATRVSHRNTLTTYLPARILRESLVPGEPLRVEALDWSGSADLLSAAVADGFLILPEVKETYEAGEIVGFLPLR encoded by the coding sequence ATGCTGTCGATGAATGAAGCGCTCGTTCGGGTTCTCGAACAAGCGCGAGCCTTGCGAGCGGTCGACTGCGATCTCGAATCGGCCCTCGGCCTGACGCTCGCTCAGGACGTGGTGGCCGACGCCGACCAGCCGCCGTTCGACAAGGCGCTCGTCGACGGCTACGCCGTGCGGAGCGTCGACCTGGTTCGGCCGCCATTTCGGCTCGAACTGGGCGAGACGATCCTCGCCGGCCAGATTCCGCAACGTCCGCTGGGCGACCGGGAAGCCGCGACGATCACCACCGGCGCTCCCCTCCCCCCCGGCGCTGACGCCGTGATCATGCACGAGCGGACGCGACGGATCGGCCACACGATCGAGATCGAGGAGCACGAGATCAAGCCGGGCCTCAACCGCCTGCCCCAGGGCAAGGTTTACCGGGCCGACGATCGACTGATCCCTTCCGGCACCCGGCTCACACCCGCGACGCTCGGCGTTCTCGCGGCCGTGGGGGCGGCAAGCGTCCGCGTCATCCCTCGGCCGAGGGTCGCGATCATCCCGACCGGCGACGAGCTGGTCGATTTCCGCCAGCCGCCTGGACCGGGACGGATTCGCAACTCCAACGCGGTCATGCTCCGAGGGTTCGTCGACGGCCTGACCTCGGAGACCTGGACCTCGCCGATCCTGGGCGACGAGCCCGAAGCGCTCAAAGAGGGGCTTCGCCCGGCGCTCGACTTCGACGTCGTGCTGGTCATGGGCGGGGTCTCCGCCGGGCAGAAGGATCTCGTGCCGCACACGCTCGAAGCGTTGAACGTCCGGCCGATCTTCCACAAGATCCGCATCAAGCCCGGCAAGCCGCTCTGGTTCGGCGTGGGATCTCCGCGAGCAGATCGGCCGGGGCCGCTGGTCTTCGGGCTGCCCGGCAACCCGCTGAGCGTCTTGGTCAACTTCCTCGTGTTCGTGAGGCCCGTGCTGCACGTCCTCGCCGGCGCGGCGGCGGACGACGATCGGATCGAGGTTCGTCTGGCGACCCGCGTGAGCCATCGCAATACGCTGACGACCTATCTGCCGGCGCGGATTCTTCGAGAGAGCCTGGTGCCGGGCGAGCCCCTCCGGGTCGAGGCGTTGGACTGGAGCGGGTCGGCCGACCTGCTCTCGGCGGCTGTCGCCGACGGGTTCCTGATCCTTCCCGAGGTGAAGGAGACGTACGAGGCAGGTGAAATTGTCGGTTTCCTGCCCTTGCGTTAA
- a CDS encoding anthranilate synthase component II produces MILLIDNYDSFTYNLVQRLGEIDPGVDLEVVRNDRITLDEIAARNPSHLIISPGPCTPREAGISNQVVERFAPHIPMLGVCLGHQCVGHVFGAQIVRADRIMHGKTSLIHHDGKGIYRGLANPFQATRYHSLVIQPGTLPEELEVVARTEEGEIMGVRHKTYPLEGVQYHPESFLTIEGIKLLRNFLESAAS; encoded by the coding sequence ATGATCCTGCTGATCGATAATTACGATTCGTTCACGTACAACCTGGTCCAGCGGCTCGGCGAGATCGATCCCGGCGTCGACTTGGAAGTCGTCCGCAACGATCGGATCACTCTCGACGAGATCGCCGCGCGAAACCCCTCCCACCTGATCATCTCGCCGGGCCCCTGCACCCCCAGGGAAGCGGGAATCTCCAACCAGGTGGTCGAGCGGTTCGCACCGCACATCCCCATGCTCGGCGTCTGCCTGGGACATCAATGCGTGGGGCACGTCTTCGGTGCCCAGATCGTCCGCGCCGATCGGATCATGCACGGCAAGACCTCGCTGATCCACCACGACGGCAAGGGGATTTACCGGGGGCTCGCCAATCCGTTTCAGGCGACCCGCTATCACAGCCTTGTCATCCAGCCGGGAACGCTCCCCGAGGAGCTTGAGGTCGTAGCGCGGACTGAGGAAGGCGAGATCATGGGCGTCCGCCACAAGACGTACCCGCTCGAAGGGGTCCAGTACCATCCCGAGAGCTTCTTGACGATCGAGGGGATCAAGCTGCTGCGCAACTTCCTCGAAAGCGCGGCCTCCTGA
- a CDS encoding ABC transporter ATP-binding protein → MSSEVIIETRNLTKVYRDFWGRPKVQALKALDLQVHRGEIFGLLGPNGSGKTTTIKLLLGLVFPTQGDALIFNEPTSNVAKNERIGYLPEESYLYKFLNAEETLHFYGRLFKMSSAERRKRVDHLIDMVGLTSAKHRQLREYSKGMQRRIGLAQALINNPELILLDEPTSGLDPIGTAEIKELIRDLREQGKTIVLSGHLLADMQDICDRIAILHRGELKELGKVTDLLTVQDVTQIKAKNLPPSALEEIREVIARHGVENVTIDHPTTTLEELFLRIVRESELHPGRRKVAADVRPFEELTGSAQKS, encoded by the coding sequence ATGAGTTCCGAAGTCATCATCGAGACGCGAAATCTGACCAAGGTCTATCGCGATTTTTGGGGACGCCCGAAGGTTCAGGCGCTCAAGGCTCTTGACCTTCAGGTGCATCGCGGCGAGATCTTCGGCCTGCTGGGGCCCAACGGCTCGGGCAAGACCACGACGATCAAGCTGCTGCTCGGGCTCGTCTTCCCGACTCAGGGAGACGCCCTGATCTTCAACGAGCCCACCTCGAACGTCGCCAAGAACGAGCGGATCGGCTACCTTCCCGAGGAATCGTATCTGTACAAGTTCCTCAACGCCGAGGAAACCCTGCACTTCTACGGCCGGCTGTTCAAGATGTCGTCGGCCGAGCGGCGCAAGCGGGTCGACCACCTGATCGACATGGTCGGCCTCACGTCGGCCAAGCACCGCCAGTTGCGCGAGTACTCCAAGGGCATGCAGCGCCGCATCGGCCTGGCCCAGGCGCTGATCAACAACCCCGAGTTGATCCTGCTCGACGAACCGACCTCCGGCCTCGACCCGATCGGCACCGCCGAGATCAAGGAGCTGATCCGCGACCTCCGCGAACAGGGCAAGACGATCGTCCTCTCGGGCCACCTCCTGGCCGACATGCAGGACATCTGCGACCGGATCGCCATCCTCCATCGCGGCGAGCTCAAGGAGCTGGGCAAGGTCACCGATCTGCTCACGGTCCAGGACGTCACCCAGATCAAGGCCAAGAACCTGCCGCCGAGCGCCCTGGAAGAGATCCGCGAGGTCATCGCCCGCCACGGCGTCGAGAACGTCACCATCGATCATCCGACGACGACCCTCGAAGAACTCTTCCTGCGGATCGTCCGCGAGAGCGAACTGCACCCGGGCCGCCGCAAAGTCGCCGCCGACGTGCGTCCCTTCGAAGAGCTGACGGGCTCGGCGCAAAAGTCCTGA